Proteins from a genomic interval of Zingiber officinale cultivar Zhangliang chromosome 2A, Zo_v1.1, whole genome shotgun sequence:
- the LOC122041393 gene encoding serine/arginine-rich splicing factor RS31-like has product MRPVFCGNLDNDTRHSDLDRLFSKYGRVDRIDMKSGYAFVYFDDERDAEDAIHRLDGIPFGYSRRKLSVEWSRQGERGRERDGSRPAANTKPTRTLFVINFDPIRTRDRDLERHFEPYGTITNVRIRRNFAFIQFKTQEEATKALDNTNMSKILDRMVTVEYAFRDDDAGDHDPRDSPRRGGGGGRHEDRSYGRSDSPVYRRGRPSPDYSRARSPQYDRYDGPSYGRSRSPEYGRSRR; this is encoded by the exons ATGAGGCCGGTGTTCTGTGGAAACCTCGACAATGATACTCGCCATTCGGACCTTGACCGGCTCTTCTCTAAGTATGGAAGGGTAGATCGCATCGACATGAAGTCCG GATATGCATTTGTTTATTTTGATGATGAACGGGATGCAGAAGATGCCATACACAGGCTTGATGGTATACCTTTTGGTTATAGTAGACGCAAGCTGTCAGTTGAGTGGTCAAGG CAAGGAGAACGGGGGCGGGAACGTGATGGTTCTAGACCTGCAGCAAATACAAAGCCTACAAGAACCTTGTTTGTCATCAATTTTGATCCAATTCGTACTAGAGATAGAGATCTTGAAAGACATTTCGAACCTTATGGGACAATTACTAATGTTCGAATTAGAAGGAACTTTGCATTTATTCAGTTCAAGACTCAGGAAGAAGCAACCAAAGCCCTTGACAACACCAACATGAG CAAGATATTGGACAGGATGGTGACAGTCGAGTACGCATTCAGGGACGACGATGCTGGAGATCATGACCCGCGTGATAGCCCAAGaagaggtggtggtggtggtaggCATGAAGATAGATCCTATGGACGCTCAGACAGTCCTGTATACCGAAGGGGCCGTCCAAGCCCTGACTACAGTCGAGCTAGGAGTCCTCAATATGACCGGTATGATGGTCCCTCGTATGGCAGGAGCAGGAGTCCCGAGTATGGTCGTAGTCGGAGGTGA
- the LOC122043759 gene encoding COP9 signalosome complex subunit 7-like: MRQAAKLSSAESVANLVLEDTSHPSLFTFAEILAIPNLSKIPLLATAFSVPFLFANLSLHTASIPYFSFWHRSIRGNAYSLPVMLPDQVRKLKQLSVLALIENEKNY, translated from the exons ATGAGGCAAGCGGCGAAGCTCAGTTCAGCTGAATCTGTTGCCAATCTTGTCCTTGAGGATACCTCCCATCCCTCTCTTTTCACCTTCGCCGAGATCCTCGCCATCCCCAACCTCTCGAAGATACCCTTGCTGGCCACCGCCTTCTCTGTTCCTTTCTTGTTCGCTAATCTTAGCCTTCATACTGCTTCTATTCCCTACTTCAGCTTCTGGCATCGCAGTATTCGTG GTAATGCTTATAGCCTTCCAGTTATGTTGCCTGATCAAGTTCGTAAGCTGAAGCAGCTTAGTGTATTAGCACTCATTGAAAATGAAAAG AACTACTGA
- the LOC122041394 gene encoding zerumbone synthase-like, producing the protein MAADGSSKRLEGKVALVTGGASGIGESIARLFIEHGAKICIVDVQDELGQQVSQRLGGDPHAYYFHCDVTVEDDVRRAVDFTAEKYGTIDIMVNNAGITGDKVIDIRDADFNEFKKVFDINVNGVFLGMKHAARIMIPKMKGSIVSLASVSSVIAGAGPHGYTGAKHAVVGLTKSVAAELGRHGIRVNCVSPYAVPTRLSMPYLPESEMQEDALRGFLTFVRSNANLKGVDLMPNDVAEAVLYLATDESKYVSGLNLVIDGGFSIANHTLQVFE; encoded by the coding sequence GTTAGAAGGGAAAGTTGCTCTGGTGACTGGGGGAGCATCTGGTATTGGCGAAAGCATTGCCAGACTCTTCATAGAGCATGGCGCCAAGATCTGTATAGTTGATGTGCAAGATGAGCTTGGTCAGCAAGTAAGCCAACGCCTAGGTGGTGATCCACATGCCTACTACTTCCACTGTGATGTTACTGTTGAGGACGATGTTCGTCGGGCTGTGGACTTCACTGCTGAAAAATATGGCACAATCGACATTATGGTCAACAATGCTGGAATTACAGGTGACAAGGTCATTGACATCCGAGATGCTGATTTCAATGAATTTAAGAAGGTTTTTGACATCAATGTAAATGGTGTCTTTTTGGGGATGAAGCATGCAGCGCGAATTATGATTCCAAAAATGAAAGGCTCTATAGTCTCCCTGGCCAGTGTATCTTCTGTGATTGCAGGAGCTGGTCCACATGGATATACGGGGGCAAAACATGCTGTAGTAGGTCTCACTAAGAGTGTGGCTGCAGAGTTAGGTAGGCATGGGATACGTGTGAACTGTGTATCTCCATATGCAGTCCCTACAAGGCTCTCAATGCCCTACTTGCCTGAGTCAGAGATGCAAGAGGACGCTTTGCGAGGATTCCTAACCTTTGTTCGCAGTAATGCCAACTTGAAAGGCGTTGACCTGATGCCCAACGATGTGGCAGAGGCTGTGCTGTACTTGGCAACCGATGAATCCAAATATGTCAGTGGGCTTAATCTTGTGATCGATGGCGGATTTTCCATTGCTAACCATACACTCCAAGTGTTCGAATAA